A window of the Brachybacterium sacelli genome harbors these coding sequences:
- a CDS encoding polyprenyl synthetase family protein translates to MTSSLPAVPVIDEDLATRIAARLEFIEERLRDSVATSDDMARWTARHLMDAGGKRVRPMLVLLAAAFGDLEEDTVLDASVLVELTHLASLYHDDVMDSAPTRRGTDSAHALWGNNVAILTGDFLFARASALSARIGPEAVRLHSETFERLCLGQLHETVGPAPQDDPFEHYISVLSDKTASLLALAGELGAVLAKAPAGTGDIMRRYGEKVGVAFQLADDVLDLGSDEETSGKTPGIDLREGVPTMPTLLVRRRAAQEGDARSLEIVARLDGDLSSDAALAELVALLQEDPALEDTRALAQRTADESVQILEELPAGAVRDALIEFTRTLVERRR, encoded by the coding sequence ATGACGTCCTCGCTGCCGGCCGTCCCCGTCATCGACGAGGATCTGGCGACGCGCATCGCGGCCCGCCTCGAGTTCATCGAGGAGCGCCTGCGCGACTCCGTCGCGACCTCCGACGACATGGCCCGTTGGACCGCTCGTCACCTCATGGACGCCGGCGGCAAGCGCGTCCGACCGATGCTCGTCCTGCTCGCAGCTGCCTTCGGTGACCTCGAGGAGGACACGGTCCTCGATGCCTCGGTCCTCGTGGAACTGACCCACCTGGCGAGTCTCTATCACGATGACGTCATGGACTCCGCCCCGACCCGACGGGGAACCGACAGCGCCCACGCGCTCTGGGGCAACAACGTCGCGATCCTCACCGGGGACTTCCTCTTCGCCCGGGCCAGCGCGCTGAGCGCGCGCATCGGTCCGGAGGCGGTCAGGCTGCACTCGGAGACCTTCGAGCGCCTCTGCCTCGGGCAGTTGCACGAGACCGTCGGCCCTGCCCCGCAGGACGACCCGTTCGAGCACTACATCTCCGTGCTCTCGGACAAGACCGCGTCCTTGCTCGCTCTCGCCGGAGAGCTCGGAGCGGTCCTGGCCAAGGCGCCCGCCGGAACGGGGGACATCATGCGCCGGTACGGCGAGAAGGTGGGCGTGGCCTTCCAGCTCGCCGACGACGTGCTCGACCTCGGCAGTGATGAGGAAACCAGCGGGAAGACTCCCGGTATCGACCTGCGCGAAGGTGTGCCGACGATGCCCACCCTCCTCGTGCGCCGTCGGGCGGCCCAGGAGGGTGACGCCCGCAGTCTCGAGATCGTCGCCCGGCTGGACGGGGATCTCAGCAGTGACGCCGCCCTGGCGGAGCTGGTGGCGCTGTTGCAGGAGGATCCAGCGCTCGAGGACACCCGGGCACTCGCCCAGAGGACCGCGGACGAATCAGTGCAGATCCTCGAGGAACTCCCGGCCGGAGCGGTCCGTGATGCCCTGATCGAGTTCACCCGCACTCTCGTCGAACGCCGGCGGTAG